The window TACTTCGGCGCCCCCATCGACGACCGCAGCCTCACCCCCGGCGCAGGCGCGAAGCTTGGGAAAACCTGGCTCGTAGATTGGCTGAAGCAACAGGCGTGATCCACCTCTCTCCGCCCGGGAGATAGCTTGAGATATTGCCGTCGGACCAGTGACGGATTACTTCATTCTCATCCCTCATGAAGACATTCTCCGGCTATCAGCTCATCACCCCGGACGATCTCCACTGGCGTCCGTCGAACCTGATGAAGATCCCGAACGCCGACTTCCTCGAGCGCACGGGCAGCGAAAACATGGGAGCACGCCTGTGGAGGATGCCGCCGATGAGCGCGAACACGCTGCACAAGCACATCCGCACGGAGGAATTCTACTTCGTGCTGGAAGGCACCGGCCGCATCCGGATCGGCGAGGAAAGCGTGACCGTCCCGAAACACGGAGGAGTGCTCGTCGGCCCGGACCAACTCCGACAGGTCTTCAACGACACGGAAGAGGAAGTCCTCTGGCTGATCATCGGCGCGCCGGAGGAGATGGAGTTCCTCAAGGGCTCGCTCTCCGACATGGATCTCTCCCTGATCTACCCGCAGGATCCGAAGCAACTGCCGCCGGAGCTGGAAGGCGTGACCTGGCCACCTGCGGGCTGATCTCAATGCCCGCCGTGCGCGGCACTGTCCGAAAATCCGAAGCCGCGCCTCACCGAAGCCATCTCCGCGCTGAGGCGTCCGCTTTCTTCGCGAACGACCAGCGGTTCTTCGACGATCATCGGCTGATCGACCTCGTCCCGATGCCGGCTGGCGAAGAGCGTGAACAAGGCGGGCAAGGTCTCGCGCGGGATCACATCGCGCAGCTTCACCGTGGCGAGCCCAGCCGCAGCGATACCATCGAGCGCGCGCTGCTTCTGCGGCGTGGGAAAGCACAGGACAAACCACCCGCCGGGCGCGAGGTGCTTCACCGCCGCCTTTGCATAGTCGGAGACATCCCCGCGCAACTCGAAGCGCGCATGGGCCTTTTGCGAATCCTGCGGGACCACTCCGGCACTCGTCGGGAAGTAAGGCGGGCTACCCGTGACCAGCGGGAATGCCTTCCCAAGCGCGAGATCCCGCAGATCTCCGTGCGAGCAATCCACGCGAGCGCGGAGGCCATTCGCATCGAGATTTGACTGGAGAAGCCGGTAGCTGATCGCTTGTGCCTCCACGCAGGTCAGCCGAGCCGCCGGACCCATCCCCCAGAGCGTGAGCAGGCCGACGGTGCCAATGCCCGTGCCGAGATCGAGGTGCTCGGTCACCCGTGGCGAAACCTGCAAGGCATACCACGCGGTGAGGACGTCATCCGCGGAGTGGCGGTGGCCTTTCTTCCGCTGGGCGATGAGCCAGCCCGCCTCGCCGCCCGCGTCGTCCCGCCATGGCTCGCGGTCGAGGCCATTCGGTCCGGTGAGCGCGTCCAGGGTGATGCGCTCGCCGAATTCCTGCTCGAGGCGCAGCCGTTCTTCCTGCCAATGGTCCATGGTTTCCGCGGGGCGATTGATCTAACCGACGACCTTCTTCACATACATCGCCTTCAGCGCGATGGCCATGCCATCCATGCGGCAGGAGATCTCGTGATCGCCATCGACGAGGCGGATCGGCTTCGACTTCGTGCCGGTCTTCAACACCTGCGAGGTGCCGCCGAGCTTGAGATCCTTGATCATCGCGACCACGTCCCCATCGGCGAGCACATTGCCATAGGCGTCCTTCACCACGCGGTCGCCCGCCCCGGTCTCCACGGGAGCATCGTCCCACTCGTGGCCGCAGGTCAGGCATTCGTGATGGAGATCCTTGGTGAGGATCTCGTTCATCTCGCAAAGCGGGCAGGTCGCATCGGCCATGGCGGTCGAAAAAGACCTGCCCGCAAGGACTGCACAAGCCCGGAATCACATCTGGTCCGGGATCTCCGGCTCCACCAGCAGGGCGAGCAGCACCAGGGACTCCTGCCAGCCCATGTAGCAGGCCTCCGTCGGGATCATGGCGGGGATGCCCTCCTGGACGATGTGGATCTCCGTTCCACAAAAGACCTCGCGCAGGTCCACGGTGGTAATCATCGTGCCCGGCAGACTCGGGTCCTCGAATTGGTCGTCGTAGCGCAGGCGCTCGCCCGGCTTGAGCTCGAGGAATTTCCCGCCGAAGGCATGACTGCTGCCCGTGCTGAAATTCGTGAATGACATCCGGTAGGTGCCGCCGACCCGGGCATCCATGTGGTGGACCTTTCCGGTGAAGCCGTGCGGCGGCAGCCACTTCGCCATCGCATCCGGGTCGATGAAGGCGCGGTACACCCGCTCCGGCTTGGCGCGGAGCACACGATGAAAGCGGACGGTATTGGTGGCGGCGGTGGTGTCGGTCTCGGACATGGCAGTTCGGTGGGTTGGTATTCACCCATACCACGAACGGGCACCGGCTTCCGGGACAATCCATCTGAATATTGTCACCATCCCGAGCGTAGCGACCACCCTACGACGTAACTCAACCCGCCAATCGATCCGGCCATGCCACTCCCCTACCCCACCCTCATACCGGGCCTTCGCGGTCCGTCGGAGACCGTTCTCGGTGTCGTTTACTTCGGCCGCATGATCGACAAGATCCGGCTGGCTGCGGCCGGCACCCTACCCGAGGGCTGGGAGGCAGCCCGCGGGACGGCGGTGAAGAAGAGCTTCGACGACCGCTGCTGCCAATTCCTCAGCATCGGCTACGCGGCGCTGGAAGCGGAGACGGTGAAAAGCGGAAAGACCGACGAGGAGCTGTTAGAGTGGGCCTTCGAGCACGGCCGCCGTGCGACCGAAGACGAGATCGAAGTGTGGAATGCCTTCATGCAGAAGCGCGGCTGGCGGGACAGCGGGACGCAGCGCCTGAACGAACGTCTCGCGGAGATCGGCCTGCCACCGGGCACGGTGCAGACGATGTTCGACTTCATCGACCTGGATGAAGGCCGCATCACCGCGCCACCGCTGGAGTCATAACATCCGCCCCTCTTGAAGATGAAAACGTGGATCGGCACCTCTGGCTTCCAATACAAGGAATGGAAGGGCTCCTTCTATCCGGAGAAGCTCTCGCTGCCGAAGATGCTGGCATTCTATGCCGGTGAATTCCCCAGCACGGAGATCAACTATACCTTCCGTAGTTTGCCGAGCGAGAAGACGATCACCCGCTGGGCTGAAGAGACGCCGGACGACTTCCGCTTCAGCCTGAAGGCACCCCAACGGGTCACCCACTTCGCGAAGCTGCGGAAATGCGGGCAGGCGATGAACGAATTCCGGCAGGCGGTGACCGGGCTCGGTTGCAAGCTGGGACCGGTGCTCTTCCAGCTACCGGAGACCTTCACGGCGGATGCCCCGCTTCTGGCAGACTTCTTGGATTCGATGCCGAAGGGGCTGCGGGCTGCATTCGAATTCCGCCACGCGTCGTGGTTCGCGGACAAGGTCTTCGACGCGCTGGCCGCAAGGAATGCCGCGCTGTGCATCGCCGAGTCGGAAGAACTGGAGACGCCCCGCATCGCCACGGCGGACTTCGGCTACATGCGACTCCGCCGTGATCGCTACACGACGGACGAGATCGCGGAACGGGCGGAATTCATCCGCTCGCAGGAGTGGAAAGAAGCCTTCGCCTACCTCAAGCATGAGGACACCGCGGCCGGCACCGGGTATGCCAGGCAATTGATGGCGGCGCTGGAATGAGCCGTCTCAGTGATGGTCCGGATTGATCTCCTCCGAGACGATCTTTCCACCGCTCATCTTCACCACCCGGCGCGCCTTGGCCGCGAGCGTGGGATCGTGGGTGACGAGAACCAACGCGGTGCCCGCCTCGCGATTGAGCCGGAAGAGCATTTCGACGATGGGTCCGGCGGTGTCCGCATCCAGATTTCCCGTCGGCTCGTCGGCGAAGAGGATCTTCGGCCGATGGATGAAAGCACGGGCGAGGGCAACGCGCTGCTGCTCCCCGCCGGAAAGCTGGAGCGGGTAGTGATCGAGGCGGTCGCCAAGGCCGACCTGACGGAGCAGTTCCTCCGCCTCCTTCTCGCGGCCGGTTTCCCCGCGGAGTTCGAGGGGGACCAGCACGTTCTCGATCGCGGTCAGGGTCGGGATGAGTTGAAAGCTCTGGAAAACGAAGCCGACGAGCCGGTTGCGCAGGGCCGCCCGTGCGTCCTGGCTAAGCTCTTCGAAAGGCTGGCCGTCGAGCTTCACCGAGCCGCTGGTGGCATCGTCGAGGCCCGCGCACAGGCCCAGCAGCGTTGTCTTCCCGCTGCCGGATGGCCCGATGATCGCGAGCGAGTCGCCCTCGTCCAGGCTCAGCGAGACTTCGCGCAGGACCGTCAGCTCGTGGCTGGCCGTGCGGTGGACCTTCGTGAGTCCCTGAATCTCGAGGAGGGGCCGTTTGACAGCATCTGTGGAGGATCCTAAGCTGGCGGAAGATGAGATTGCGGGCATTTCTGGGACTGATGCTGTTGATGTCGGGCGGCGCACTATGGGCACAGGATGCGCCGGATGCAAATGGTGGGAAAAAACGGATCGTCGTGCTGGGAGACAGCATCACCGCCGGATACGGACTGGACCCGCAGGAAGCGTACCCGGCGCTGCTTCAAAAGAAGATCGATGCCGCAGGCCAAGCCTACACGGTGGCGAATGCGGGCGTGAGCGGAGACACCACTGCCGGCGGGCTCCGCCGCGTCGCATGGGTGCTGGGAAAAGGTGCCGACGTGCTGGTGGTGGCACTGGGAGGGAATGACGGCCTGCGCGGGATCTCGCCGGAGCAGACCGAGAAGAATCTTACCGGCATCATCGACAAGGCCCGGGAAAAGAATCCCGACATGAAGGTGGTCATCGCTGGCATGCAGATGCCCGACAACATGGGCGCGGAATTCACCGGGAAGTTCAAGGGGCTCTTCACAAAGGTCGCTACCGAGAAGAAGGCGGCGCTGGTCCCCTTCCTCCTGGAAGGAGTCGGCGGAGTCGATGAACTCAACCAGCAGGACCGCATCCACCCCACCGAAGCCGGTCAGGAGAAGGTCGCGGAGAATGTCTGGAAGGTCTTGAAGGACCAGCTTTGAGGCGCGGATCTTCACGCCCACCGGCTGCCGCAGGCGGAGCGCTGGCTTTAGCCGGCGAGTAACCCGGCAGCACGTATCTCGGCAAAAGCCCGCCATCACAGCTCGGCTGCCTGACGGCTCATTCGCCTTGCTCCCTCAAGGGCCAAAGGCTCTCCGACATCCGCGAGCGATGCGAGCCGTTCACGAATGGAACGGGCCTAGGCTGGCATGGCGTGGGCCGTTGGCCCGGTAGAATCAGGGCTCGTTTGAAAAAGCGGAGCACTTCTCTGGCCCCTCCACCACCATCGGTCGCCGCTTCATCAACAAACAAAAAACGCCCGGAGTTGCCTCCGGGCGTCTTTTGAAATCGGAAGATTCCTTTCGGAAATCAGCGCGAGTAAAGTTCGACGATGAGCTGCTCGTTGACGAGCGGGTCGATGTCCGAACGCTCAGGCGTGCGGGAAACGGTGCCTTCGAGGCTTTCCTTGTCGATGGTCAGCCAGTCAACCAGCGGGCTGGACTGGGTGAGATCGAGGGCGCGGAGAGCGAGCTGCTGCGAGGAAGGCTTGCCGCCGACCTTGATCTTGTCGCCCGGCTTCACCTGATAGCTGGCGATGTCCACGCGCTTGCCATTCACGAGCACGTGGCCGTGGTTGACGAGCTGGCGGGCAGCCTGGCGGCTGTTGCCGAAGCCAAGGCGGTAGCAGACGTTGTCGAGGCGGAGTTCCAGAAGCTGGAGAAGGATCACGCCGGTAACACCACGACGGCGGGCAGCCTCTTCGTAGTAGCCACGGAATTGCTTCTCAAGCACACCGTATTGGAAACGGAGCTTCTGCTTCTCGCCGAGGGCGACGGAGTAGTCGCTCTTCTTCTTGCGGCCGGCGCGCAGGCCGTGCTGGCCCGGCGGGAAATTGCGACGCTCAAGCGCCTTCGAGGAACCGAAGAGAGCCACGCCA of the Luteolibacter flavescens genome contains:
- a CDS encoding cupin domain-containing protein, yielding MKTFSGYQLITPDDLHWRPSNLMKIPNADFLERTGSENMGARLWRMPPMSANTLHKHIRTEEFYFVLEGTGRIRIGEESVTVPKHGGVLVGPDQLRQVFNDTEEEVLWLIIGAPEEMEFLKGSLSDMDLSLIYPQDPKQLPPELEGVTWPPAG
- a CDS encoding arylesterase, which produces MLLMSGGALWAQDAPDANGGKKRIVVLGDSITAGYGLDPQEAYPALLQKKIDAAGQAYTVANAGVSGDTTAGGLRRVAWVLGKGADVLVVALGGNDGLRGISPEQTEKNLTGIIDKAREKNPDMKVVIAGMQMPDNMGAEFTGKFKGLFTKVATEKKAALVPFLLEGVGGVDELNQQDRIHPTEAGQEKVAENVWKVLKDQL
- a CDS encoding SRPBCC family protein, which gives rise to MSETDTTAATNTVRFHRVLRAKPERVYRAFIDPDAMAKWLPPHGFTGKVHHMDARVGGTYRMSFTNFSTGSSHAFGGKFLELKPGERLRYDDQFEDPSLPGTMITTVDLREVFCGTEIHIVQEGIPAMIPTEACYMGWQESLVLLALLVEPEIPDQM
- a CDS encoding DUF5069 domain-containing protein, coding for MPLPYPTLIPGLRGPSETVLGVVYFGRMIDKIRLAAAGTLPEGWEAARGTAVKKSFDDRCCQFLSIGYAALEAETVKSGKTDEELLEWAFEHGRRATEDEIEVWNAFMQKRGWRDSGTQRLNERLAEIGLPPGTVQTMFDFIDLDEGRITAPPLES
- a CDS encoding zinc ribbon domain-containing protein YjdM codes for the protein MADATCPLCEMNEILTKDLHHECLTCGHEWDDAPVETGAGDRVVKDAYGNVLADGDVVAMIKDLKLGGTSQVLKTGTKSKPIRLVDGDHEISCRMDGMAIALKAMYVKKVVG
- a CDS encoding tRNA1(Val) (adenine(37)-N6)-methyltransferase, whose translation is MDHWQEERLRLEQEFGERITLDALTGPNGLDREPWRDDAGGEAGWLIAQRKKGHRHSADDVLTAWYALQVSPRVTEHLDLGTGIGTVGLLTLWGMGPAARLTCVEAQAISYRLLQSNLDANGLRARVDCSHGDLRDLALGKAFPLVTGSPPYFPTSAGVVPQDSQKAHARFELRGDVSDYAKAAVKHLAPGGWFVLCFPTPQKQRALDGIAAAGLATVKLRDVIPRETLPALFTLFASRHRDEVDQPMIVEEPLVVREESGRLSAEMASVRRGFGFSDSAAHGGH
- a CDS encoding ABC transporter ATP-binding protein — protein: MPAISSSASLGSSTDAVKRPLLEIQGLTKVHRTASHELTVLREVSLSLDEGDSLAIIGPSGSGKTTLLGLCAGLDDATSGSVKLDGQPFEELSQDARAALRNRLVGFVFQSFQLIPTLTAIENVLVPLELRGETGREKEAEELLRQVGLGDRLDHYPLQLSGGEQQRVALARAFIHRPKILFADEPTGNLDADTAGPIVEMLFRLNREAGTALVLVTHDPTLAAKARRVVKMSGGKIVSEEINPDHH
- the rpsD gene encoding 30S ribosomal protein S4; translation: MARYTGPRTKISRRFGVALFGSSKALERRNFPPGQHGLRAGRKKKSDYSVALGEKQKLRFQYGVLEKQFRGYYEEAARRRGVTGVILLQLLELRLDNVCYRLGFGNSRQAARQLVNHGHVLVNGKRVDIASYQVKPGDKIKVGGKPSSQQLALRALDLTQSSPLVDWLTIDKESLEGTVSRTPERSDIDPLVNEQLIVELYSR
- a CDS encoding DUF72 domain-containing protein — its product is MKTWIGTSGFQYKEWKGSFYPEKLSLPKMLAFYAGEFPSTEINYTFRSLPSEKTITRWAEETPDDFRFSLKAPQRVTHFAKLRKCGQAMNEFRQAVTGLGCKLGPVLFQLPETFTADAPLLADFLDSMPKGLRAAFEFRHASWFADKVFDALAARNAALCIAESEELETPRIATADFGYMRLRRDRYTTDEIAERAEFIRSQEWKEAFAYLKHEDTAAGTGYARQLMAALE